ATGAGGCCCAGGAACTTGTCGTCCACGACGCTCCCCCGGACTATTATCTCCCTGCCGAGCAGGTAGTAGTACTCATACTCCGCCAGCTTTCTCCCTGCTTCCCTCAGCGTCAGACCGCTCTCGACGAGCTCCCTGAGCTTTTCGGCTATCTCATCGGGATCCTTGCCCACCAGCTCGGCGGCTTCGTCCCCAAAGAGGGTTGTCCTTATGTATCCCGTGGAGTCGTCAAGGCCGAAGTCGATTATCGTTATCTTCACCGGCTGAACCTCTCCGTGCTCCGGGCATATCCAGGCGTTCGTTGCGGGGTCGTAGTCAACTTTTCTCCTGCACTGGGGGCAGGCGTCGTAAACTGTGACGCGGTAGAGCCTCGCAATCGTTCCACGAACTTCAACGAAGCGCTCCCCGCCCATCAGCTCGCCGATCTTCCTCCTCTGGTAGTTGTAGCTTCTGACTTCCTCTATTGGTGGGATTTCCTCCACGCGCGGGTCTTCTGGGTTGAGAATTATCCTCGTTCTGAAGTTGGCGTGGAGCTCGACTCCACTTCTGCCCTCTCTGACGCTGGGGTCTATGATCTTGATGACATCTCCCGGGTTGAGCTCGTTGTAGTACTTGGTTACGAGGCCGTCCCACAGAACAAGCCTCGTCTTTCCGGTGGCGTCGTAGATTATTACGTTGGCCACCTGTCCGGTGGAGCCGTCCCTCTTCTGGTACTCCCTGGGTGGGTATTTCCTCAGAACCCTCACAACAACGTTGACCCCGGTCATCCCGGGAACGAGGTCGGCTATGTGAAGAAGCTCCTCCTTGCCCTCAAGATTCACGCCGAGCTCCTCTGCAAGCATGAGCGCGGCGGCGTGTTCAGAGATTCCCTCGCGTGAGGCTATCTCGGATATCCTTTTCTCGATTTCATCTCTTGAGAGGCCTTTCTGCCCCTCGATCATCTCGATAATCTGCTCCTTTGTCAGCACTCCCATAACACTCACCTTAATGGTAATGATAGCT
This genomic interval from Thermococcus sp. contains the following:
- a CDS encoding OB-fold nucleic acid binding domain-containing protein, which produces MGVLTKEQIIEMIEGQKGLSRDEIEKRISEIASREGISEHAAALMLAEELGVNLEGKEELLHIADLVPGMTGVNVVVRVLRKYPPREYQKRDGSTGQVANVIIYDATGKTRLVLWDGLVTKYYNELNPGDVIKIIDPSVREGRSGVELHANFRTRIILNPEDPRVEEIPPIEEVRSYNYQRRKIGELMGGERFVEVRGTIARLYRVTVYDACPQCRRKVDYDPATNAWICPEHGEVQPVKITIIDFGLDDSTGYIRTTLFGDEAAELVGKDPDEIAEKLRELVESGLTLREAGRKLAEYEYYYLLGREIIVRGSVVDDKFLGLILKAFGWDEVDPKREIARVRAELREVLKEFM